A DNA window from Gigantopelta aegis isolate Gae_Host chromosome 4, Gae_host_genome, whole genome shotgun sequence contains the following coding sequences:
- the LOC121370119 gene encoding cyclic AMP-dependent transcription factor ATF-3-like, with product MDVGDTPCGLSSGGLLSVPSGCDTRLERAAARAAETNNLTPLLKEELRLQILTKRHAKGKTEIDIDFKTEPRSYKLRPDEIEKKRRRREQNRVAAQKCRQKKKICQTYLFLEYQRQQQRNKELEEQVRQLRFEKSELEAFVQDHFASGACALANLEADMGFNGCSLSDFGFLEDVLNLPED from the exons ATGGACGTTGGAGACACGCCTTGTGGTCTGAGTAGTGGTGGTCTGCTGTCGGTCCCCAGTGGGTGTGACACTCGCCTGGAGAGGGCGGCGGCCAGGGCGGCGGAGACGAACAACCTCACCCCCTTGTTGAAGGAGGAACTGCGCCTACAGATACTCACAAAACGTCACGCTAAAGGCAAAACGGAGATTGATATAGACTTCAAAACGGAACCCAGGTCATACAAG CTTCGACCAGACGAGATAGAGAAAAAACGTCGCCGACGGGAACAAAACCGAGTGGCCGCCCAGAAATGTcgacagaagaagaagatatgCCAGACCTACTTGTTTCTG gaaTATCAACGACAGCAGCAACGGAATAAAGAACTCGAGGAACAAGTCAGACAACTGAGATTTGAAAAGTCCGAACTGGAAGCATTTGTTCAAGATCACTTTGCTTCCGGTGCATGCGCACTGGCTAACCTGGAGGCTGACATGGGATTTAATGGTTGCAGTTTATCGGACTTCGGTTTTCTAGAGGATGTTCTCAACCTGCCTGAAGATTGA